A genomic stretch from Lathyrus oleraceus cultivar Zhongwan6 chromosome 2, CAAS_Psat_ZW6_1.0, whole genome shotgun sequence includes:
- the LOC127119029 gene encoding glutamyl-tRNA(Gln) amidotransferase subunit B, chloroplastic/mitochondrial, protein MSYTIFRTFQFHPFLLYPTSILKPRNRFFFSTTTKATQTKVPTSTQSKKLDKIPKDYEAVIGIETHVQLSTLTKAFCSCPYSYGSFPNSSICPVCMGLPGALPVLNSKVIEFAVKLGLALKCNLAFNSKFDRKQYFYPDLPKGYQISQFDVPIAAAGFLDVDIPLEFGGGHKRFGITRVHMEEDAGKLMHAENGNFSRVDLNRAGVPLLEIVSEPDMRNGIEASEYAAELQRLVRYLGVSNGNMQEGSLRCDVNVSVRPIGQSKFGTKVEVKNLNSFASMSRAIDFEISRQVLLHSQGQEDQIVQETRLWEEGSQRTITMRKKEGLADYRYFPEPDLPSVILSQEYVDAIQNCLPELPEEKRRRYEKMGLGMQDVLFLANDKNIAEFFDATLAKGADAKLVANWIMSDIAAFMKNEKLTINNIKLTPEELSELIGSIKGGIISGKIGKEILFELLAKGGSVKELIEKKDLVQIADPVEIEKMVDKVIAENPKQVEQYRGGKTKLQGFFAGQVMKVSKGKANPGLLNKILLVKLNSKS, encoded by the exons ATGTCTTACACAATTTTCAGAACCTTTCAATTTCACCCTTTTCTACTCTATCCAACCTCAATACTCAAACCAAGAAATCGCTTCTTTTTTTCCACAACAACCAAAGCAACACAAACCAAAGTTCCAACAAGTACACAATCAAAAAAACTTGACAAAATCCCAAAAGATTACGAAGCTGTCATTGGTATTGAAACTCATGTTCAGCTTTCTACACTCACCAAAGCCTTTTGTAGCTGTCCTTACAGTTATGGATCGTTTCCGAACAGTAGCATTTGTCCGGTTTGTATGGGTTTGCCTGGTGCTTTGCCTGTTTTGAACTCTAAGGTTATTGAGTTTGCTGTTAAACTGGGACTTGCTCTTAAGTGCAACTTGGCTTTTAACTCCAAGTTTGATAGGAAACAGTATTTTTATCCTGATCTTCCAAAAGGGTATCAGATTTCTCAGTTTGATGTTCCGATTGCTGCTGCGGGTTTTcttgatgttgatattcctttgGAGTTTGGTGGGGGACATAAGAGGTTTGGCATTACAAGGGTTCATATGGAAGAGGATGCAGGGAAGCTAATGCATGCTGAAAATGGAAATTTCTCTCGG GTTGATCTAAATAGGGCAGGGGTACCTTTGCTAGAGATAGTTTCTGAGCCTGACATGAGAAATGGTATTGAAGCATCAGAATATGCAGCAGAATTACAGAGGTTGGTTAGGTATTTGGGAGTGAGCAATGGCAATATGCAAGAAGGTTCTCTTCGTTGTGATGTAAATGTATCAGTACGACCCATTGGGCAGTCAAAATTTGGGACAAAG GTTGAAGTAAAAAATTTAAACTCATTTGCGTCAATGAGCAGGGCTATTGATTTTGAAATTTCAAGGCAGGTATTACTTCATAGTCAAGGTCAAGAAGATCAAATAGTGCAGGAAACTCGACTCTGGGAAGAAGGTTCTCAG AGAACAATTACAATGAGAAAAAAGGAAGGCCTCGCTGATTATCGATATTTTCCAGAACCAGACCTTCCATCAGTAATCCTTTCCCAAGAATACGTGGATGCTATTCAAAATTGTTTACCGGAGCTTCCTGAAGAAAAACGTAGAAGATATGAAAAGATGGGATTAGGCATGCAAGATGTTCTTTTCCTAGCTAATGATAAAAAT ATTGCAGAATTTTTTGATGCTACTCTTGCAAAGGGTGCTGATGCAAAGCTGGTTGCCAACTGGATAATGAGTGACATTGCCGccttcatgaaaaatgaaaagcTGACCATAAATAACATAAAGCTTACACCTGAAGAGTTGTCCGAGTTGATAGGTTCCATTAAAGGTGGAATCATCAGTGGCAAGATTGGGAAGGAG ATACTATTTGAGCTGTTAGCCAAGGGTGGAAGTGTCAAGGAACTCATAGAAAAAAAGGATTTGGTTCAG ATAGCAGATCCTGTTGAAATTGAAAAAATGGTGGACAAAGTGATTGCAGAGAATCCGAAACAGGTAGAGCAATATCGAGGAGGCAAAACTAAACTTCAAGGTTTTTTCGCAGGCCAG GTGATGAAGGTATCTAAAGGCAAGGCAAATCCAGGTCTACTTAACAAGATTCTTTTGGTGAAATTGAATTCAAAAAGCTGA